One region of Zingiber officinale cultivar Zhangliang chromosome 7B, Zo_v1.1, whole genome shotgun sequence genomic DNA includes:
- the LOC122005007 gene encoding vesicle-associated membrane protein 714-like produces the protein MAILYAVVARETLVLAEFAAATGNIGAVARRILEKLPPDSDSRLCFSQDRYIFHVLRSDGITFLCMANDTFGRRVPFLYLEDIHMRFMKNYGRVAHSALAYEMNDEFSRVLHQQMELYSSNPSVDTLTRVRGEVSEVHTIMVDNIEKILDRGDRLALLVDKTATMQDSAFHFRKQSKRLRRALWMKNAKLLAVLTFLIVLLLYIIIAAICGGITLPSCRSK, from the exons ATGGCGATCCTCTACGCGGTGGTGGCTAGGGAAACGCTGGTCCTCGCCGAGTTTGCCGCAGCCACCGGTAACATCGGCGCTGTCGCCCGGCGTATCCTCGAGAAGCTTCCGCCGGATTCCGATTCCAGGCTCTGCTTTTCACAGGATCGATACATCTTCCACGTTCTCAGATCTGATGGCATCACCTTCCTCTGCATGGCCAATGATACCTTCGGGA GGAGAGTTCCCTTTCTGTATTTGGAGGACATTCACATGAGATTCATGAAGAACTATGGCAGGGTGGCTCATTCAGCACTAGCTTATGAAATGAATGATGAATTCTCCAGAGTACTACATCAGCAAATGGAATTGTACTCGAGCAATCCAAGTGTTGACACACTTACCCGTGTACGTGGCGAAGTTAGTGAG GTACACACTATCATGGTGGACAATATTGAAAAGATATTGGACAGAGGTGATCGCCTTGCCCTTCTTGTGGACAAAACTGCTACAATGCAAGATAGTGCTTTCCATTTTAGAAAGCAATCCAAGCGACTTAGGCGAGCTCTGTGGATGAAAAATGCCAAGCTTTT AGCTGTGCTGACATTTTTGATTGTTCTGCTATTGTACATAATCATAGCAGCTATCTGTGGCGGCATCACACTTCCATCATGTAGATCAAAATAG